The genome window tattcatcttttctatcatttgtctggattctatttcatttatttcctgctCTGATATTTACTATCCTTCCTTCTGGTAACTGGTATGGATCTGGAGCTTGGGTCTGGGGGGTCCAGCCTGGAGCCTTGGGCTGCAGGGGCTGGCCTGATGCTGGGATTCACTGGGACAGGCCTGGTGCTGGGGTCTGTGCTGAAGTCTGATGCTCACATTCTTCTCCTTTCCCTACACAGAGAGTATCTCTGTCCTTGCTATGCTGTctgggattgagaaagaggtgaCACGAGTAAAGTAAAATTGTCCTTCCTACTCTCTTCTTATTTCTATGCTCCGCCCAGGTGCTGTCACTCAAATTCCTTAGCTCCTGTAAAGGTATTTCTCTGTGTCGATTGATGTTCAGTAACAGGATGAGTGCTAGAAAATCCTATTTTTGCCATCTTGCTGACAttctctttgtattatttcttacaactactTGTGAATCtacatttctctaaaaataaaagtttaatataaaatgaatgtaaaagTAAGAGTTTTCCAGAAATAACAAAGCCAAAAAAGTTCATTTCCAGAAGAATTTTAGTGCAAGAAGTGTTATAGAAAGTTCTTTAAGACACTGAAAAATATTAGTATACTGAAACCtgtatctacacaatagaataaaGAGTACCAGAAATAGTAACTACAAATAGTACCAGAAGCGGAGACTAGGTAGGTAAATATAAagccattttcttattatttaatctcttttaaaaatagttacctATTCAGGCCAAAACATAATAACAATGCATTGTGAAGTTTTTAACACAAGTAGAAGTACAGTCTATGACAACAATCACTCTGgtgatttttatcaaatatttgggGAAGAAATAATGCCAATTCCAGAATGTTGAAGCCTAGAGTACTTATCATTTCCGTTTATAAGGTTAGTATTattgataccaaaagcagacaaaaaatgCAGTAAATGAAATCCACAAACCAATATTCCTCAACACCATATATTTATAAGCATATGTAACACTtttaatatatcaaaatcaaGAATATTTAAAAGGATCATACATGGTGATCAATTggagtttattccaggaatgcaaattGGTTTAACATTGAAAATCAAACACTGTAACTCACTATATAAAtggacttaaaaagaaaaattatatgatcatctcagtagatgaagaaaaaaacactggGCAATATCCAACATCTGTTTCtagtaaaaactctcaacaaattagcaATGGAAGGGAATTTACCCCATCGATAAGGAACATCTCTGAAAATCCTACAGCTGACCTCATATTTACACATAAAAGCCTAGATAATTTTTACTAAGGTCAAGAATAAGGCAAAGATAGGAGATGTTGGGATGGAAGATATTGTTATCATCACTTTTGGAAAATCCCATCTGTCTCAATATTTTAGAAGTCAGTAAatttttaagagagagagagagagagacagagagagagagagagagaaagtgtatTGTGTGTACAATAAAGAATGATTTAACTTAAAGGATTCCTGTTCAAAGACTGGAAAATCCTTATCTCAGAGAACCTCTCTTAAAGTGTAGTAAAACTGATTTCTGGGACATTTGACTCCAAAGATTATAAATGTTTACAACATTCCTGGGCAAATATTTCCCCTTTACAGTGTTTTTACAGTTTATAATTccctgatttttgtgttttcagacatttattctaatttatatgGCAGAACTATTAGTAATAATTAAAATGGGAGGTGGATGTAAACTTGCCAATAATAATGTTAAGTAAcagagtatttgtttttttttttttttttttattctattttttttttaaattttattttgtcgatatacattgtagctgattaatgctccccatcaccaaaacctccctcccttctctctcccccctcccccccaacaatgtcctttctgtttgtttgttgtatcaacttcaaataattgtggttgttatatcttcttcccccccccccccggtttgtgtgtgtatgtgtgtatgtgtgtgtgtgaatttatatattaatttttagctccctccaataagtgagaacatgtggtatttctctttctgtgcctgacttgtttcacttaatataattctctcaaggtccatccatgttgttgcaaatggcagtatttcattcgtttttatagctgagtagtattccattgtgtagatgtaccacattttccgtatccactcatctgatggtgggcatttgggctggttccaactcttggctattgtaaagagtgctgcgatgaacattggggaacaggtataccttcgacttgatgatttccattcctctgggtatattcccaacagtgggatggctgggtcgtatggtagatctatttgcaattgtttaaggaacctccataccattttccatagaggctgcaccattttgcagtcccaccaacaatgtatgagagttcctttttctccgcagcctcgccagcatttatcattcatagtcttttggattttagccatcctaactggggttagatggtatctcaatgtggttttgatttgcatttcccggatgctgagtgatgttgagcattttttcatatgtctattggccatttggatatcttccttagagaaatgcctacttagctcttttgcccattttttaattgggttgcttgttttcttcttgtaaagttgtttgagttccttatatattctggatattaatcctttgtcagatgtatattttgcaaatattttctcccactctgttggttgtcttttaactcttttaattgtttcttttgctgtgcagaagctttttagtttgatataatcccatttgtttatttttcctttggttgcccgtgcttttggggtcgtattcatgaagtcagtAACAGAGTATTTGTAAAGAAATGCTATTTATTAAATTCTTGCACTGCCAATGAGGGAAGACACAGTTATACATTTTACAGATTTTAGCATAATTTAAACAATAGCCTGAAATCATAAATCACTTGTATATTCATTATTTAAATGCAGTTGTTAATGTGGCAGTCTTTTATGCTATGAGGATATTTAGTCCCCTTGATTACATCATAATTTTGCATCATAATTGCATTATAATTTCCTTTGTACATTTCACCTTCAAGGGTGTTTTTCCATGCCATAAGATGgccaataataaaaatgtttagtcACTCTTGTAGCATGTCCTTCTCTGAAAATTATCCTGTCCAAATAACAGTTTTGTTTCCTGTGCATTTGACATATATTCATCATGAGGAAAATATGAGTTTGTGTACTGTTTGCATTGTAGAGAGACTGGGAAAATTATAAGATTTCATAGCTGTACACGTTTTGtcaagtgttttatattttaattaataggaATTAATTCTATGGTCCATCTTCCTTTAAATTTCAAGTAAATCTGTAATCATATAAATACATCAAATCTCCTAAATCTTGAAATCAAAGCCAAGGATAGAAATGTCTGAAAGGAGAAACAATTGGAATTAACTATTTACCTTTCCTCTACAGGATGCAAAACAAATATTCCTACTTGGTAACTTTATTGGGAAGAATGTGCATATGTCTTGTTTTATTTCCAGATCCTGAATACTATATCAACCAAATATTTTACtgtgttaatattttaatgagtTTCTGTGTTTGGAACACTTAAAAGGTATATAAGGTctttgttcttaaattttttacaaTCTACTTATgcacatgaaatatttaataacaatgTTAGGCAGGATATCAACTTGTGCCATGTTAAAGGCCTATCATAAGCCAATGTGATGGAGAATCCATGCTGCAAAAGAGATGGATATGAAGACAGAGGAGCAGAATTCAAGAGAGTGAAGGATTCTTACTGGATAGACAGATTTAAAAGTGTTAAGGCCAAAGTcaggaaaaagagaataatataaGACTGGATCTGCATAGACACAATCTTCTTCcacaatttatctttttatttctagaaagcaGACACTTGACAAGATTGAGGGATGGTGTAGGACAGGACCATAGCTTGTTTTAGCACTATCTCCCATTGTATATTTGAATCTCCATATATTCTGCCTGTGCTTGAAGCCTACTCTGATGAGGATGAGTTTGCCTGAGTTACGTGTTGCCTTCCTACAGATACGTCAATAACTCTGAGATACTAGAACAAGGGAGAATAGCTCTGAATTCTGGATGAATGTTGCATCTTCACTGCATTTGTTTCACtcttttttctatgtatttttcctttccagaAATGCCAGGTTCAGGCCCTGTATTTACAGAGGACTAAGCACTATGCAAAGATCAGGGCACCCTTACTTCAAAGAGGACCAACCCTTGGTTAAATATCTAAAACAATATTGAGACCTCTAATACATTTGGAAAAGCAATGGGAATGGGATTTGATAATCTCTGAGGTACCATTGTGTAATTGAAATGTGTGGTCTTTGAAGCCATACAGATTTGAGTTGAAACCCTGGCTTCAACTGTTATTAGGACGGCCTTGTAAAAGTTACTTTATCTTTTTTAGTCTTGGTTCCCTCAGCTGTATAatgtaaatacaaataaatgtattGCCTTGAAATGTAGTTCTCAGGAGGATTAATATAGATAAAGcaactagcacagtgccttgcatatatggacatgaaaaatgattatagtTACTATTCCCATTCTATTTGTCTTCCAGTTTTTCCCCTTTAAATAACCTCTTATGTAATTATACAAAAAACCTTCCCATCTCCAATGTTATCACCCAAATTTAACAATTTCTTTTCTCACTTATGTCTAAGATGTTATCATTCTAGcatctgtctctttttctttcccttctctcattTATCATATGATTTAGCATTTAAAGTAGCTACTCAAGATGTGGGTGTTCCTATAGAtcatgaggaaaagaaataaagaagagtgAAGCCTAGGGCATAATCTACATTTTTAGTTTGGCCTTCAAGGCCCTTTTCAATGCATAGTGTAGTTtagaatcatttattcattttcttttttttttttttttttttgtcgttttttttttttttttttcgtgaccggcactcagccagtgagtgcaccggtcattcctatataggatccgaacccgcggcaggagcgtcgccgcgctcccagcgcagcactctactgagtgcgccacgggctcggcccatttattcattttctgaacACAGCATTAGTCCTCCCACTTCCGTGGCAAGCTGCTTCACCTAGATCCTCAAGTCACCTTTTATCTCCTCCAAGTcttgatttgtctttttttttttttctgtagttgcTCTATAAGTGCTTGTTCAAAGAAGACATCAAAACCTTGCCAGTCCTTTAGAGACGGTTGAAACTTCGCATGTATAATAAGCTCTCTCTGATTTCTTTAGCCAGCTTGATAAGAAACTAGAGCACCTATTTTGTATGaggcacttaatataattatctcatttagtgTTCACAGAATCCTACCAAGTAGTTATTTTTAATCTTACTCTCAAAAGAGGAGACTGGAACTCCAAGTGTGATAATACTTGTACAAAATTCTACATCTGTTGACTGGTGGTCAGAACGAAAATATTGGTAGTTCCAACTGACTCCAAGATTCATGTTATTTCTACCACTCAGTATGTCCTTCGTGATATACTACTTTGAGAGGGAAAGTAAAGATAATGACACTTTCTAAGTGACCTTTGGCAAGTCCCATTTCTCCTCATAGTTGTATTTCATCATTCTGAAAagtgtggtttctttttttctatctggGTTATATGTATACAAAagttcattttattgtttgtaccttatatttttgtttacagtattctttaatgtgttttatatatttaataaaattattttataaaaagtaaagaaatatatattttcaaaataaatgaggaTATGAATAGCATTTCACATACCTCTGACCATAGAACTTAGATTTTGGAGAAACTCTAGACATCACCTAACCCAGtcctttcattttatagatgaagagtTTGTGATGGTGACATTGAGGCAGGTCACTTGGCCAAAGGATGGGAACTGCTGGTGGTTGAGCTGAAACTCAAGTTATTCTAACTTCCACTTGCATGATTTTCCCTGCTCATTCTGGAATGTGAATACTTGCATTCCTGGTAAATTAAAAGAGTGGCACCACAGGTTATGGGGGTGGGCTGCCTGCTGGAGCTTCTTGGGAGCCTTGGCACAAAAGCCTCATCAGAGCCCTCTTCACCTCTTTGTTCCGCAGAGTGTAAATGAAAGGGTTGAGCATGGGAGTGACTATTGTGTAGAAGACAGCAGGGGCCCCAGCTCCTGGCCCACTGGAGTGAGGCTGTAGGTAGATACAGACAGGTGGCATGTAGTACAGCAGCACCACCACGAGGTGGGCAGTGCAGGTGGAGAAGGCGCGCTGCCTGCCCTGGGCTGTGCGGATCCGCAGCACAGCTGCCACGATGAAGACATAAGATGTGACGATGAGGACCAGGCAGCCTGCAGCCACAACACCAATGCTGGCAAGCATGACAAGCTCGTTAATGGTGGTGTCTGCACAGGCTAGCTTCAGCACGGGGGGGATGTCACAGAAGAAGTAGGCGATGTGGTGAGGCCCACAGTAGAGCAGGCGGAAGGTGAGGGAGGTATGGATTGCAGAATGCACGGCACCTATGGCCCAAGTGATCCCAGCCAGCCCTGCACACATCCGCCTGTTCATGGCCACTTGGTAATGCAGGGGTTGACAGATGGCCAggtagcggtcataggccatgacTGTGTACAGAAAGCACTCGGTGCTGGCCAGGAAGTGGAAGCAGCAAAGCTGTACAGCACAGCCCTCAAAGGAGATCACATTCCCATCCAGAGTCACCAGGCCTGCCATGACTTTGGGCACTGTCACTGTGGACAGACATGCATCCAGGAAGGATAGGTGTCCCAGGAAGTGGTACATTGGGGAGTGGAGGTGAAGGTCAGAGCCCACAGTTATGAGAATAAGTAGGTTCCCAGTCATGGTTATGCTAtagatgaggaggaagaggaggaagaagaggctaGAATGTTCAGCTGTGTCCATCAGACCCTGCAGAAAGAAGTGGCTCACCACAGTCTGGTTCGGGTACTTTGTCTCCATGGCTGTCTTCTTGTACAGAGTGGTTAGGTATTCCTTGTGCAACAAAACTGACATTAACagagtaaatatctgtttctctttcctggaATATCATTATGCATTGGGCCACACCATCTTGGTCTTGTCCCATAAGCAAGAGAAAGATATACAAGTTCAATTCCCATTCTTGGTCTGTTCTAGTGTTTTCTGGCTGTTTGTTCCTTCATAATTAATCTTTCAATATGAGATCTGTGGTCTTCATGAGGCACATAAAAGACTGAAAAGATTATTTGCAGAAATCCACTCCCTAAATAATGGCAATATAAATATGGATTATAAATCCTGCTCTCAATGAGTGCATATTTTTTGCTTGTATTCCAGAATTGTGATGCCTCTGCCCTCCTACTTTCCTCTGCCATGCTGAAGATGTGGATAGGCAGGTTCTTATTGCTGTGCATCACCCAGGAATAGCAACCTACCTTCAAGGGAGCCTTTCCCAGAGTTTGGGTGCGATTACATCAGCCAGGAGCACACAGCCCAACCCATTCCTCTCCCAGAGGGAGTTCTTTGAAATTTCAACTACCTGCAACCCTCAAGTGTATGACAATGAGGCCTTGGAGAGTAGACTGAGTAATTATCAGGATGATTTGTTCAGTGTATTTATGCTCCTCCTTAAGCTTTGTCTCCAACTTGTGGGAATTGTTTGCCTATGACTTTCTTATTGAGCCTATCCACTGGGCCAGAATAGAAATTTAAGAGTTCTCTGTGATTCTATCTTTTACCTCTTAAACCTAATTAGATATTGCATTATGCAAAAATTGTCtttaaactgctttttttttcctcctgttgtCTCTTCAATTCCCATGGGTTTTACCTAACCTTGCCTCTGCACGTCTTTTACCCAGATTTCACAATGGCATTTTATGTCTCAGCTCTCACTTACTCCCTAATACATCAAGTGATTCTGTATCGAATTTCTGTCAGTCTATTTAAGtcaacatatttaatatatttctcttttttactgtTTCCTATTgtctaagaaataaaatatatttctctctgATATTCAAAATTATGTGTAAATTGTTTCAAAATCCACTATAAAAACTCCTCTTATCCAAGGTGCGGTTTGcctcattttttcttcattttgccaTAAACTTTTTCTAATCTCTTcacagcattttattttcaaacatgaaTGGAATACCTTTAATCT of Cynocephalus volans isolate mCynVol1 chromosome 4, mCynVol1.pri, whole genome shotgun sequence contains these proteins:
- the LOC134377079 gene encoding olfactory receptor 10S1-like; the protein is MKKRMEYPNQTVVSHFFLQGLMDTAEHSSLFFLLFLLIYSITMTGNLLILITVGSDLHLHSPMYHFLGHLSFLDACLSTVTVPKVMAGLVTLDGNVISFEGCAVQLCCFHFLASTECFLYTVMAYDRYLAICQPLHYQVAMNRRMCAGLAGITWAIGAVHSAIHTSLTFRLLYCGPHHIAYFFCDIPPVLKLACADTTINELVMLASIGVVAAGCLVLIVTSYVFIVAAVLRIRTAQGRQRAFSTCTAHLVVVLLYYMPPVCIYLQPHSSGPGAGAPAVFYTIVTPMLNPFIYTLRNKEVKRALMRLLCQGSQEAPAGSPPP